A single genomic interval of Bacillus smithii harbors:
- a CDS encoding M23 family metallopeptidase — MVFLLLLLILFPSYSLAAENQTMKEKQIFKQRIELYKKMQAATNIPWYYYAGLDQYERNLRLFRKDLPKPKGAISIWIPPEKWSGLVNPNREDTNPKTIAFFNGYGVDGNGDGKADRNNDEDLLAAIGQHFLKYGTDEDNIRIALWAYYKRDKAVSIIMEQAKIYKVFNRLDLYDRAFPIPLNYNYSYKSTWGDRRGWGGRRIHEGTDIFADYGVPVRSTCYGIVEMKGWNRYGGWRIGIRDVNNTYHYFAHLSGFSKNLKVGKVVKPGTVIGGVGSTGYGPPGTAGKFPPHLHYGMYKDTGTTDYSFDPYPHLKQWERMERLERKKNNS, encoded by the coding sequence ATGGTTTTCCTGCTATTATTGCTGATCCTCTTCCCTTCTTATTCCTTGGCGGCAGAGAATCAGACAATGAAGGAAAAGCAGATTTTCAAACAACGGATAGAGTTATATAAAAAAATGCAAGCTGCAACGAACATTCCTTGGTATTACTATGCAGGGCTGGACCAATATGAACGAAACTTACGCCTCTTCCGAAAAGACTTGCCTAAGCCTAAAGGAGCTATTTCGATTTGGATCCCCCCCGAAAAATGGTCTGGTTTGGTAAACCCGAATCGCGAAGACACCAATCCGAAAACGATTGCCTTTTTTAACGGCTATGGGGTGGATGGAAATGGTGATGGAAAGGCGGACAGAAACAACGATGAAGATTTGTTGGCAGCCATCGGCCAGCATTTTCTGAAGTACGGAACCGATGAAGATAATATCCGCATCGCATTATGGGCTTATTATAAAAGAGATAAAGCGGTAAGCATCATTATGGAACAGGCTAAAATCTACAAAGTTTTCAATCGTCTTGATCTTTATGACAGAGCGTTCCCGATTCCATTAAATTACAATTATTCATATAAAAGTACTTGGGGAGACAGAAGAGGATGGGGCGGCCGCCGTATACATGAAGGAACCGATATTTTCGCTGATTATGGTGTTCCTGTCCGTTCTACATGCTACGGCATTGTCGAGATGAAAGGATGGAATCGATACGGCGGATGGAGAATCGGCATTCGCGATGTCAATAATACGTACCATTATTTTGCCCATTTAAGCGGTTTTTCCAAAAATCTAAAAGTTGGGAAAGTCGTAAAACCCGGCACGGTCATTGGCGGAGTCGGCAGCACTGGATACGGTCCGCCGGGAACGGCAGGAAAATTCCCACCTCATCTTCATTACGGTATGTATAAAGATACGGGCACGACCGATTATTCTTTCGATCCGTATCCTCACTTAAAACAATGGGAACGAATGGAACGATTAGAACGTAAAAAGAATAACTCTTAA
- the yunB gene encoding sporulation protein YunB, with the protein MPALRKYKPRRGPLPLRYVFVITFILFACFTALSLWLINAGIKPTLMSYAESETKKIASMVINNAINQKVTNVMDINDIIETVPNRDQSKSSTTRLNTEIINRILGEVTNQVQNNLREAEKGKLEPLDYADVKLDPQQSKKLEGIVFSVPLGQATNNAILGNLGPNVPVRFHAVGDVRSDVKSTVRPYGINNAYVEVAIHVQVNVQIIIPFSTKTTKVEQDIPVAMGIIQGDVPQFFGGNGHSSVEIPAK; encoded by the coding sequence TTGCCTGCATTGCGAAAGTACAAACCCCGGAGAGGACCTTTGCCTTTACGGTATGTTTTTGTCATCACGTTCATTCTTTTTGCCTGCTTTACTGCATTAAGCTTATGGCTGATTAATGCAGGGATTAAGCCTACTTTAATGAGCTATGCGGAATCAGAAACGAAAAAAATTGCTTCCATGGTCATTAATAATGCTATTAACCAAAAAGTGACCAACGTCATGGATATTAACGACATTATCGAAACCGTTCCGAATCGCGATCAAAGCAAGTCTTCTACGACTAGACTGAATACGGAAATTATTAATCGGATTTTGGGAGAGGTAACGAATCAAGTTCAAAACAATTTGCGGGAAGCGGAAAAAGGGAAACTCGAACCGTTGGACTATGCGGATGTCAAATTAGATCCTCAGCAATCAAAAAAACTGGAAGGGATCGTATTTTCCGTTCCGTTAGGCCAGGCAACGAATAACGCCATTCTCGGCAATTTGGGCCCGAATGTCCCTGTCCGTTTTCATGCGGTCGGCGATGTTCGTTCTGATGTAAAATCGACGGTAAGACCTTATGGCATAAACAATGCTTATGTAGAAGTGGCCATCCATGTTCAAGTTAATGTGCAAATCATTATTCCTTTTTCGACCAAAACAACCAAAGTGGAACAGGATATTCCGGTGGCAATGGGAATTATTCAAGGAGACGTGCCTCAATTTTTTGGCGGAAATGGCCATTCTTCTGTTGAAATTCCGGCGAAATAA
- a CDS encoding bifunctional metallophosphatase/5'-nucleotidase: MSETIHIYHTNDFHSHFENWPRIRRFLQERKKWHEEAGESVLIFDIGDHIDRSHPYTEATLGKGNVKLLNKAGYDGATIGNNEGMTLPKEGLNHLYEEAAFPVICANLYDENGKRPTWCRPYHIYKLKNGWKVGVTGVTAYLPESYHLLGWKITLPLDELKAQVEYLAQETDLVVVLSHLGMHEDDKIAQEMEEVDIVMGAHTHHIYHQGKWVNDTLLAAAGKFGNYVGHIVVEIEPASKKGIEKKALLYDVHELKPAIGEEEETARYQSEGKRLLSQPVVKLDRELSINWFKASPLAEWLCEGLREWCDADCAIINAGLLLRPLRKGTITKFDLHQLLPHPINPCAITLNGGVLKKIIDQTLDEKWPHMQVKGFGFRGKIWGEFVYDRIDIDRDNGSVKINGQELNLDKQYRLAVPDLFTYGAFFPELVRAQEKQYYMPEFLRDLMEWKLVRVFG; encoded by the coding sequence GTGAGCGAAACGATTCATATTTACCACACAAATGATTTTCACAGCCATTTTGAAAATTGGCCGCGAATCCGCCGTTTTCTGCAGGAAAGAAAAAAATGGCATGAAGAAGCGGGGGAAAGCGTGCTGATTTTTGATATCGGGGACCATATTGATCGTTCCCATCCTTATACAGAGGCTACTCTAGGAAAAGGCAATGTCAAGCTGTTAAATAAAGCGGGATATGATGGGGCAACGATCGGGAATAATGAAGGGATGACGTTGCCTAAAGAAGGATTGAATCATTTATATGAGGAGGCCGCATTCCCCGTCATTTGCGCCAATTTATATGATGAAAATGGAAAGAGACCCACTTGGTGTCGTCCTTATCATATTTATAAGCTGAAAAACGGCTGGAAAGTAGGCGTTACGGGCGTCACTGCCTATTTACCTGAATCTTATCATCTTCTCGGATGGAAAATAACGCTGCCTCTTGATGAATTAAAAGCGCAGGTGGAATATTTGGCGCAAGAAACAGATTTAGTAGTCGTTCTTTCCCATTTAGGCATGCATGAAGATGATAAAATTGCACAGGAAATGGAAGAGGTAGATATAGTGATGGGAGCTCATACCCATCATATTTACCATCAAGGGAAATGGGTCAACGATACACTATTAGCAGCGGCCGGAAAATTCGGGAATTACGTCGGACATATTGTAGTGGAGATCGAACCTGCATCGAAGAAAGGGATAGAGAAAAAAGCGCTGCTTTATGATGTCCATGAATTGAAGCCTGCTATTGGCGAGGAAGAAGAAACGGCCCGTTATCAAAGCGAGGGAAAGCGTTTGTTAAGCCAGCCTGTCGTAAAATTAGATCGCGAGCTCTCGATTAATTGGTTTAAAGCATCACCGTTAGCGGAATGGCTGTGCGAAGGCTTAAGAGAATGGTGCGATGCTGATTGCGCCATTATAAATGCCGGTCTTCTTCTTCGCCCGCTTCGAAAAGGAACGATTACAAAGTTTGATCTTCATCAACTATTGCCTCATCCGATTAATCCTTGTGCCATTACCCTCAACGGAGGAGTACTGAAAAAGATCATCGATCAAACTTTGGATGAAAAATGGCCTCATATGCAGGTAAAAGGATTTGGATTCAGGGGGAAAATATGGGGTGAATTTGTATATGATCGGATCGATATCGACAGAGACAACGGTTCCGTTAAAATAAATGGACAAGAGCTGAACTTGGACAAACAATATCGTCTAGCCGTACCGGATCTGTTTACATACGGCGCTTTTTTCCCGGAATTAGTTCGTGCTCAAGAAAAGCAATATTATATGCCGGAATTTTTGCGTGATCTGATGGAATGGAAATTAGTGCGCGTATTTGGGTAA
- a CDS encoding DUF72 domain-containing protein, with translation MIWIGVTGWGDHHSLYPDGISPRDKLKEYAAHFPIVEVDASFYAIQPLKNAEKWVQDTPEKFQFIVKAYQGMTGHERGKLPFSSKKEMFAAFLDSIQPYQQAGKLAMVLFQFPPWFDCQKKNVDYLRYCKEWMKDVPTALEFRHQSWFSKAWKDKTLDFMRREGWIHSVCDEPQAGSGSIPAVIEATDPQKTLVRFHGRNIHGWRKPNQGNWREVRYLYRYNKEELLSWKEKLLDLEKQSKEIYVVFNNNSGGDAADNAKQMMDLLGLEYEGLAPRQLNLF, from the coding sequence ATGATTTGGATCGGGGTAACAGGCTGGGGAGATCATCATTCCCTTTATCCTGATGGCATTTCCCCACGTGATAAGCTAAAAGAATATGCGGCGCATTTTCCGATTGTCGAAGTCGACGCTTCGTTTTATGCCATTCAACCTTTAAAAAATGCGGAAAAATGGGTGCAAGACACGCCTGAAAAGTTTCAGTTTATCGTAAAAGCCTATCAAGGAATGACCGGACATGAACGTGGAAAGCTGCCTTTTTCGTCTAAAAAGGAAATGTTTGCAGCTTTTTTGGATTCTATACAGCCTTATCAACAAGCCGGAAAATTAGCCATGGTTCTTTTTCAATTTCCACCGTGGTTTGATTGCCAAAAGAAGAATGTCGATTATTTAAGATATTGCAAAGAGTGGATGAAGGATGTTCCAACGGCTCTTGAATTTCGCCACCAATCATGGTTTTCGAAAGCATGGAAAGATAAGACGTTAGATTTTATGCGACGAGAAGGATGGATTCATAGCGTTTGCGACGAACCACAAGCGGGCAGTGGTTCCATACCGGCTGTTATCGAAGCAACGGACCCTCAAAAGACGCTTGTCCGTTTTCACGGTCGGAATATCCATGGCTGGCGAAAGCCCAATCAAGGCAATTGGCGAGAGGTTCGATATTTATATCGTTATAATAAAGAAGAATTGCTTTCATGGAAAGAAAAATTACTCGATTTAGAGAAGCAAAGCAAAGAAATCTATGTCGTTTTTAATAACAATTCCGGCGGGGATGCAGCTGATAATGCCAAACAAATGATGGATTTATTAGGGTTAGAATATGAAGGACTGGCACCTAGGCAATTAAATTTATTTTAA
- a CDS encoding DMT family transporter codes for MKKTYIMGAVFALSAAILNGTVGIFSKGSFQSNLTPAGVSFYKCLIAFVFISILALGNKTLRTNIIRLKSKIKHILLCSFLGIFVLYFFETTAYKYESVSFVVFILLGSSVLTTFIFSSILLKEIKRKYQYIGLVLLLIGLLIMHFSEGDIHGGSIGTALAAIAGIGYGLFLVFTKKFALDGDLALIWYLMLFGSFYLFLPFYKEGFVWPSLGSVPSLMGLAILPTIGGFYCTTKALNYLEANKVQFFELTEPVFATIFAFILLKEFVQGLEWLGAFFILVAIYLSEYKPKHKIELESHDHQQTL; via the coding sequence ATGAAAAAAACATATATAATGGGAGCCGTCTTTGCGTTATCTGCAGCCATCTTGAATGGAACAGTTGGAATTTTTAGTAAGGGATCCTTTCAAAGTAACCTGACACCAGCGGGAGTTTCTTTTTATAAATGTTTGATAGCTTTTGTTTTTATTTCCATACTGGCGTTAGGCAATAAAACACTCCGGACTAATATCATTCGTTTGAAAAGTAAAATAAAGCATATTTTGTTGTGTTCATTCCTGGGAATCTTTGTTTTGTATTTTTTTGAAACGACAGCGTATAAATATGAATCCGTATCCTTTGTAGTATTTATTTTGTTAGGATCTTCCGTCCTAACAACCTTCATATTCAGCTCCATCCTTCTGAAGGAAATAAAAAGAAAGTATCAGTATATTGGATTAGTTTTGCTTCTAATAGGATTACTCATCATGCATTTTTCGGAAGGGGACATTCACGGAGGATCAATTGGCACGGCTTTGGCCGCAATTGCAGGAATAGGATATGGTTTGTTCCTAGTGTTTACCAAAAAATTTGCACTAGACGGAGATTTAGCGCTCATCTGGTATTTAATGCTGTTTGGGAGTTTTTATCTGTTTCTTCCGTTTTATAAAGAAGGATTCGTATGGCCTAGCCTTGGATCCGTTCCATCGCTTATGGGGCTAGCGATTCTTCCAACGATAGGAGGCTTTTACTGTACCACAAAGGCACTAAATTATCTTGAAGCTAATAAAGTTCAGTTTTTTGAACTGACAGAACCTGTATTTGCTACTATATTTGCATTTATCCTTCTTAAAGAATTTGTTCAAGGGTTAGAGTGGTTAGGAGCTTTCTTCATTTTAGTCGCTATTTATTTATCTGAGTATAAGCCGAAACATAAAATAGAATTAGAGAGCCATGATCATCAGCAAACACTTTGA
- a CDS encoding fatty acid desaturase encodes MKPLFLLNILSYAYYVFKYRMLQFRKYPKQYLAMVIYWLLILGTLFYFGVLNYFLLYWLVPYFTSFMVIGWFIELAEHYPLVLTNKKTIYMTRNRFSHWIEAFFLSIHAENYHLTHHLQASIPYWNIGKAHKIMMEDETYREWNLQMGGVFFSANSNPPLIQDLLKNHKLPILKQKVNNA; translated from the coding sequence TTGAAGCCATTATTTTTACTTAATATCCTTAGTTACGCCTATTATGTTTTTAAGTATAGAATGTTACAATTTAGAAAATATCCCAAGCAATACTTAGCTATGGTTATATATTGGCTGCTTATTCTTGGTACTTTGTTTTATTTCGGAGTATTGAATTACTTTTTATTGTACTGGTTAGTCCCATATTTTACTTCATTTATGGTAATCGGCTGGTTTATTGAACTAGCAGAACATTACCCGTTAGTTCTAACGAATAAAAAAACTATATACATGACCCGTAATCGATTCAGCCATTGGATAGAAGCGTTCTTCCTTAGTATTCATGCGGAAAATTATCATTTAACACATCATTTACAGGCTAGCATTCCTTATTGGAATATTGGGAAAGCTCACAAAATCATGATGGAGGATGAAACGTATCGAGAATGGAATTTACAAATGGGAGGGGTTTTCTTCTCGGCTAATTCCAACCCTCCATTAATTCAAGATTTACTCAAGAATCATAAACTTCCAATATTAAAACAGAAGGTGAATAATGCTTAA
- a CDS encoding fatty acid desaturase yields MIALAIYLGKISIILYPLSVLVIGARQRALATILHDASHLCLAKNRKLNYILGTYFSGYLIGQEFNIYKESHVKGHHIHLGDPEKDPDYQYHIDVGLYQLKNNQSSIFIQICIEAIIFT; encoded by the coding sequence GTGATTGCTCTAGCCATTTACTTAGGAAAAATCAGCATCATTTTATACCCTTTATCTGTACTGGTGATAGGAGCTAGACAAAGAGCATTAGCAACTATATTACATGATGCTTCCCATTTATGCTTAGCTAAAAACAGAAAGTTAAATTATATTTTAGGAACATATTTTTCTGGATATCTTATTGGACAAGAATTTAATATTTACAAGGAATCACATGTGAAAGGCCACCATATTCATCTAGGTGATCCGGAAAAAGACCCGGATTATCAATACCATATAGACGTTGGATTATATCAATTAAAAAACAATCAATCATCAATTTTTATTCAAATATGTATTGAAGCCATTATTTTTACTTAA